One Kitasatospora sp. MAP12-44 DNA segment encodes these proteins:
- a CDS encoding AMP-binding protein, translating into MPEADLSLSHARGATGTPLLTETIGANLDRTAAAFGSREALVDLPTGRRWTYRRLVEDVDVVARGLLALGVGVGDRVGIWSPNCAEWVLLQYATARVGAILVSINPGYRTHELVYVLNQSGARAVVAMPAHKTSDYAGMLAEARPSCPALHDVLLIGEQSWADLLTAGRAGDPAQPAELAAELSADDPINIQYTSGTTGFPKGATLSHRNILNNGYFVAELLEYTEQDRICIPVPFYHCFGMVMGNLAATSHGACMVIPAPSFEPRATLAAVAAERCTSLYGVPTMFIAELNDPSFAEHDLTSLRTGIMAGSPCPSEVMKQVMERMGMRDVSICYGMTETSPVSTQTRTDDSFEHRVSTVGRVGPHLEVKVVDPATGATLPRGSAGELCTRGYSVMLGYWEEPERTAEAVDADGWMHTGDLAVMDADGFLAITGRIKDMVIRGGENIYPREIEEFLYQHPDILDAQVIGVPDEKYGEELMAWIRLRPSAPELTADALRAYCAGKLAHYKIPRYVHLVDAFPMTVTGKVRKVEMREEAVRLLG; encoded by the coding sequence GTGCCCGAAGCCGACCTGAGCCTGAGCCACGCCCGCGGAGCCACCGGCACGCCGCTGCTGACCGAGACCATCGGCGCCAACCTCGACCGCACCGCCGCCGCCTTCGGCTCGCGTGAGGCCCTCGTCGACCTGCCGACCGGCCGCCGCTGGACGTACCGCCGGCTCGTCGAGGACGTCGACGTGGTGGCTCGCGGCCTGCTGGCGCTGGGAGTCGGCGTCGGTGACCGGGTCGGCATCTGGTCGCCCAACTGCGCGGAGTGGGTGCTGCTGCAGTACGCGACCGCCCGGGTCGGCGCGATCCTGGTCAGCATCAACCCCGGCTACCGCACCCACGAACTGGTGTATGTGCTGAACCAGTCGGGCGCCCGCGCAGTGGTCGCGATGCCCGCGCACAAGACCTCCGACTACGCCGGGATGCTCGCCGAGGCCCGGCCCTCCTGCCCCGCGCTGCACGACGTCCTGCTGATAGGAGAGCAGTCCTGGGCGGACCTGCTGACCGCCGGACGGGCCGGTGACCCCGCTCAACCGGCGGAGCTGGCAGCCGAGTTGAGCGCGGACGACCCGATCAACATCCAGTACACCTCGGGCACCACCGGATTCCCCAAGGGCGCCACGCTCTCGCACCGCAACATCCTCAACAACGGTTATTTCGTCGCCGAGTTGCTGGAGTACACCGAGCAGGACCGGATCTGCATCCCGGTGCCGTTCTACCACTGCTTCGGCATGGTGATGGGCAATCTCGCCGCCACCTCGCACGGCGCCTGCATGGTGATCCCGGCGCCCTCCTTCGAGCCGCGCGCCACGCTGGCGGCGGTCGCCGCCGAGCGCTGCACCTCGCTGTACGGCGTCCCGACGATGTTCATCGCCGAGCTCAACGACCCGTCCTTCGCCGAACACGACCTCACCTCGCTGCGCACCGGCATCATGGCCGGCTCGCCCTGCCCGAGCGAGGTGATGAAGCAGGTGATGGAGCGGATGGGCATGCGGGACGTGTCGATCTGCTACGGCATGACCGAGACCTCGCCGGTCTCCACCCAGACCCGCACCGACGACTCCTTCGAGCACCGGGTCTCCACGGTCGGCCGGGTCGGCCCGCACCTGGAGGTCAAGGTGGTCGACCCGGCCACCGGCGCTACTCTGCCGCGCGGCAGCGCCGGCGAACTGTGCACGCGTGGCTACTCGGTGATGCTCGGCTACTGGGAGGAGCCCGAGCGCACGGCAGAGGCGGTGGACGCGGACGGCTGGATGCACACCGGCGACCTGGCGGTGATGGACGCGGACGGCTTCCTGGCCATCACCGGCCGGATCAAGGACATGGTGATCCGCGGCGGCGAGAACATCTACCCGCGCGAGATCGAGGAGTTCCTCTACCAGCACCCCGACATCCTGGACGCCCAGGTGATCGGCGTCCCGGACGAGAAGTACGGCGAGGAGCTGATGGCCTGGATCCGCCTGCGCCCGAGCGCGCCGGAGCTCACGGCGGACGCTCTGCGGGCCTACTGCGCGGGCAAGTTGGCGCACTACAAGATCCCGCGCTACGTGCACCTGGTGGACGCGTTCCCGATGACGGTGACCGGCAAGGTGCGCAAGGTGGAGATGCGCGAGGAGGCGGTCCGCCTGCTGGGGTAG
- a CDS encoding GNAT family N-acetyltransferase, translating to MTDTRALAWPPAPIKTERLVLRASEARDRAAVIELHASSEVGTYLGGPRPRAELERAVPEVPGRRPGFFVVELDGATIGTILLDPHNPEPPSTRREAGKTELGYLFLPQAWGRGYATEACAAALDWFAGSLPGEPVVIYTQTANVASMRLAAKLGFTELERFEAWDAEQWFGVWSPVS from the coding sequence ATGACCGACACCAGAGCCCTCGCCTGGCCACCTGCCCCGATCAAGACCGAGCGGCTCGTCCTGCGCGCGTCCGAGGCTCGGGACCGCGCGGCGGTCATCGAGCTGCACGCCTCGTCAGAGGTGGGCACTTACCTCGGTGGCCCGCGACCGCGTGCCGAGCTCGAACGCGCGGTACCCGAGGTGCCCGGGCGGCGCCCCGGCTTCTTCGTGGTCGAGCTCGACGGAGCGACGATCGGCACAATCCTGCTCGACCCGCACAACCCCGAGCCTCCGAGTACCCGCCGGGAGGCCGGGAAGACCGAGCTCGGCTACCTGTTCTTGCCGCAGGCGTGGGGACGCGGGTACGCCACCGAGGCGTGCGCAGCGGCACTCGACTGGTTTGCCGGCTCGCTTCCCGGTGAGCCGGTGGTGATCTACACCCAGACCGCCAACGTCGCCTCGATGCGCCTCGCGGCGAAGCTCGGGTTCACCGAGCTGGAGCGATTCGAGGCGTGGGACGCCGAGCAGTGGTTCGGCGTGTGGTCGCCGGTGTCGTAG
- a CDS encoding GNAT family N-acetyltransferase encodes MDTYLETARLALRRFTADDADLLIELDSDPAVMRYLTGGNPTAPEVVRELYLPNILAGYEKWGGDLGLFAAHEKDGGAFIGWFILRPEPQGPLDEVELGYRLRQAAWGRGYATEGSRALLGKAFTELGVRMVWAETMTVNHGSQNIMKKLEMTFADTLPTPPDMAMVEGSEHGGVRYEITKEQWEQ; translated from the coding sequence GTGGATACCTACCTGGAGACCGCGCGCCTGGCGCTGCGCCGCTTCACTGCTGATGACGCGGACCTGTTGATCGAGCTGGACAGCGACCCGGCGGTGATGCGCTACCTGACCGGCGGCAACCCGACTGCGCCGGAGGTCGTCCGCGAGCTTTACCTGCCGAACATCCTTGCCGGCTACGAGAAGTGGGGCGGCGACCTCGGACTGTTCGCCGCGCACGAGAAGGACGGCGGCGCGTTCATCGGCTGGTTCATCCTGCGTCCCGAGCCGCAGGGCCCGCTGGACGAAGTCGAACTCGGCTACCGGCTGCGGCAGGCGGCTTGGGGCAGGGGTTATGCCACCGAGGGCTCGCGGGCCTTGCTGGGCAAGGCGTTCACGGAGCTCGGTGTGCGGATGGTCTGGGCTGAGACGATGACCGTGAACCATGGTTCGCAAAACATCATGAAGAAGCTCGAAATGACGTTCGCGGACACCCTCCCTACTCCCCCCGACATGGCGATGGTCGAGGGCTCCGAGCATGGAGGCGTGCGGTACGAGATCACCAAGGAGCAGTGGGAGCAGTAG
- a CDS encoding DUF397 domain-containing protein, with protein MTHVDLIDAAWFKSSYSQSGGQCIEVAPGFTGVMPVRDSKDPSGPALVFPAAAFAAFVDGVKAGDFGTV; from the coding sequence ATGACCCACGTAGACCTGATCGACGCTGCCTGGTTCAAATCGTCTTACAGCCAGTCCGGCGGGCAGTGCATCGAGGTCGCTCCCGGCTTCACGGGCGTCATGCCGGTCCGTGACTCGAAGGACCCGTCCGGACCCGCCCTCGTCTTCCCCGCCGCCGCGTTCGCCGCATTCGTCGACGGTGTCAAGGCCGGCGATTTCGGGACCGTCTGA
- a CDS encoding DUF397 domain-containing protein — protein sequence MTDPNLSGAAWFKSSYSDNGGSCVEAAPNFPGLVPVRDSKDPSGPALLFPAEVFAAFVAGVKAGDFGTV from the coding sequence ATGACCGACCCCAACCTGTCCGGCGCCGCCTGGTTCAAGTCGTCCTACAGCGACAATGGCGGGAGCTGCGTTGAGGCCGCGCCGAACTTCCCCGGCCTCGTCCCGGTCCGTGACTCGAAGGATCCGTCCGGTCCCGCCCTGCTCTTCCCCGCTGAGGTGTTCGCCGCGTTCGTCGCCGGCGTCAAGGCTGGCGATTTCGGGACCGTCTGA
- a CDS encoding helix-turn-helix transcriptional regulator, which produces MNRKQLDPQSSPQAAFGSQLRTSREALGWSQDVLGEHMEYSGTYISAVETARKSPTLKFAKSADAALGTGQTLELMWRGIKNSALLEGFPEHAAQEAKAAEIRIFEPIMIPGLLQTQEYATALGSAAMQRGSVSQDQVDERLRFLLTRQRLLRRSAPPLIHAVIAENCIRQPVGGAEIMGAQLDHLVVMSRRPHVIIQVAPFSLAEFVPFRAFVTLLTFADRSVFGYTESAEEGNVVRHDETVRAWERNYHQLQVEALSKAASLALIRKARKELLS; this is translated from the coding sequence ATGAACCGCAAGCAACTTGATCCTCAGTCATCTCCCCAAGCGGCCTTCGGCTCGCAGCTCCGCACGTCAAGGGAAGCGCTCGGGTGGTCGCAGGACGTGCTCGGCGAGCACATGGAGTACTCGGGCACGTACATCTCAGCGGTGGAAACGGCCCGCAAGTCTCCTACGCTGAAGTTCGCAAAGTCGGCGGACGCGGCGCTCGGCACCGGCCAGACGCTGGAGTTGATGTGGCGGGGGATCAAGAACTCGGCACTGCTGGAAGGCTTTCCGGAACACGCGGCGCAGGAGGCGAAGGCAGCAGAGATCCGGATCTTTGAGCCGATCATGATCCCCGGGCTTCTCCAAACCCAGGAGTACGCCACGGCGCTGGGATCGGCCGCGATGCAGCGTGGAAGCGTCAGCCAGGATCAGGTGGACGAGCGATTGCGCTTTCTCCTCACGCGTCAGCGACTGCTGCGCCGCTCGGCGCCACCGCTTATCCACGCTGTCATCGCCGAGAACTGCATCCGGCAGCCGGTGGGTGGTGCTGAGATCATGGGAGCCCAGCTTGACCACCTGGTCGTGATGTCCCGTCGGCCACACGTGATCATTCAGGTAGCTCCGTTCAGCCTGGCCGAGTTCGTTCCGTTCAGGGCGTTCGTGACCCTGCTGACCTTCGCTGACCGATCAGTGTTCGGCTACACCGAGTCGGCCGAGGAGGGCAACGTGGTACGCCATGATGAGACCGTCAGGGCCTGGGAGAGGAACTACCATCAGCTCCAGGTGGAAGCGCTGTCGAAGGCTGCATCTCTGGCACTGATCCGCAAAGCCCGAAAGGAACTTCTCTCATGA
- a CDS encoding glyoxalase — MTAAISFAAINHVQLAIPAGGEPQCRAFWGELLGLCEIPKPPPLAARGGCWFQGPGFQVHLGVEPDFRPALKAHPGFEIRGLRALADRLADHGYLVTFSNEVPGQDRFHAVDPFGNRLEFLELHS; from the coding sequence ATGACCGCTGCCATCTCCTTCGCTGCCATCAATCATGTCCAGCTCGCCATCCCGGCCGGTGGCGAACCGCAGTGCCGAGCCTTCTGGGGCGAACTGCTCGGACTGTGCGAGATCCCCAAGCCGCCACCGCTCGCCGCCCGTGGCGGCTGCTGGTTTCAGGGGCCCGGTTTTCAAGTCCACCTCGGCGTGGAGCCGGATTTCCGGCCCGCGCTCAAGGCCCATCCCGGCTTCGAGATCCGCGGGCTGCGTGCGCTCGCGGACCGGCTGGCCGACCACGGATATCTCGTCACCTTCAGCAACGAAGTGCCCGGGCAGGACCGCTTCCACGCCGTCGACCCGTTCGGCAACCGGCTCGAATTCCTCGAGCTGCACTCCTGA
- a CDS encoding peptidylprolyl isomerase — protein sequence MSAVVLTTNHGKIKIELDGEKAPKTVSNYLTYVNSGHYNGTIFHRVIPGFMIQGGGFEPGMKQKPTNDPVENEAKNGLKNEPYTVAMARTSDPHSASAQFFVNVKNNSFLDYPGQDGWGYTVFGRVVEGTDVVDAIEKVRTTRSGQFADVPETDVIIEKAELVQ from the coding sequence ATGAGCGCAGTAGTCCTCACCACCAACCACGGCAAGATCAAGATCGAGCTCGACGGTGAGAAGGCGCCCAAGACCGTTTCGAACTACCTGACCTACGTCAACAGCGGGCACTACAACGGCACGATCTTCCACCGCGTGATCCCCGGCTTCATGATCCAGGGCGGCGGGTTCGAGCCGGGCATGAAGCAGAAGCCGACGAACGACCCGGTCGAGAACGAGGCGAAGAACGGACTGAAGAACGAGCCCTACACCGTCGCCATGGCCCGTACCTCCGACCCGCACTCGGCCAGCGCGCAGTTCTTCGTCAACGTCAAGAACAACTCGTTCCTCGACTACCCGGGGCAGGACGGCTGGGGTTACACCGTGTTCGGCCGGGTCGTCGAGGGCACCGACGTCGTCGACGCCATCGAGAAGGTCAGGACAACCCGCAGCGGTCAGTTCGCGGACGTGCCCGAGACCGACGTCATCATCGAGAAGGCGGAGCTGGTGCAGTAA
- a CDS encoding nuclear transport factor 2 family protein produces MANIAARTPQETYESHGKALLAEDLDALVLNFAEDAVFITPSGVKHGREGVREAFAQLFSELPHAQWDIKIATFAADVLFLEWSATSDRNQADQGVDTFVFRDGLIQTQTVRYLLTPNS; encoded by the coding sequence ATGGCGAACATCGCGGCCCGCACCCCGCAGGAGACCTACGAGAGCCACGGGAAGGCCCTCCTCGCCGAGGACCTGGACGCGCTCGTCCTGAACTTCGCCGAGGACGCGGTCTTCATCACTCCCAGCGGCGTCAAGCACGGCCGGGAGGGCGTTCGGGAGGCCTTCGCCCAGCTGTTCAGCGAGCTTCCGCACGCCCAGTGGGACATCAAGATCGCCACCTTCGCGGCCGATGTCCTCTTCCTGGAATGGTCCGCCACCTCCGACCGCAACCAGGCAGACCAGGGCGTCGACACCTTCGTCTTCCGCGACGGGCTCATCCAGACCCAGACCGTCCGCTACCTGCTGACCCCGAACAGCTGA
- a CDS encoding excinuclease ABC subunit UvrA produces MSKAKGSDTPAPAPHAADSHDLIRVHGARVNNLKDLSVEIPKRRLTVFTGVSGSGKSSLVFDTIAAESQRLINETYSAFVQGFMPTLARPEVDVLDGLTTAIIVDQQRMGADPRSTVGTATDANAMLRILFSRLGKPHIGSPKAFSFNVPSISGAGAVTLERGGKTVKERRSFSITGGMCPRCEGRGAVSDIDLTQLFDDSKSLAEGALTIPGYTPGGWNYRLYSESGFYDPEKPLRKYTKKELADFLHHEPVRMKIAGINMTYEGLIPRIQKSYLAKDREGMQPHIRAFVDRAVTFTVCPECDGTRLSEAARSSRIGKVTIADACAMQIGDLADWVRGLDEPSVAPLLATLQQTLDSFVEIGLGYLSLDRSSGTLSGGEAQRVKMIRHLGSSLTDTTYVFDEPTVGLHPHDIQRMNGLLLRLRDKGNTVLVVEHKPETIAIADHVVDLGPGAGTAGGTVCFEGSVERLRTSGTITGRHFDDRAELKKTVRTSTGRLEIRGATTHNLRNVDVDIPLGVLAVITGVAGSGKSSLVHGSLPASADTISIDQGAIRGSRRSNPATYTGLLDPIRKAFAKANGVKPALFSANSEGACPNCNGAGVIYTDLAMMAGVATTCEECEGKRFDASVLEYRLGGRDISEVLAMSVTEAEEFFGAGEAHTPAAHRILDRLADVGLGYLSLGQPLTTLSGGERQRLKLATHMSEKGGVYLLDEPTTGLHLADVEQLLGLLDRLVDSGKSVIVIEHHQAVMAHADWIIDLGPGAGHDGGRIVFEGTPADLVAARSTLTGEHLAAYVGS; encoded by the coding sequence ATGAGCAAGGCCAAGGGGAGCGACACACCGGCGCCGGCGCCGCATGCCGCCGACAGCCACGACCTGATCCGCGTCCACGGCGCGCGCGTGAACAACCTCAAGGACCTCAGCGTCGAGATCCCCAAGCGCCGGCTGACGGTGTTCACCGGCGTCTCCGGCTCGGGCAAGAGCTCGCTGGTCTTCGACACCATCGCCGCGGAGTCGCAGCGGCTGATCAACGAGACCTACAGCGCCTTCGTGCAGGGCTTCATGCCGACGCTGGCGCGGCCCGAGGTCGACGTACTCGACGGGCTGACCACCGCGATCATCGTCGACCAGCAGCGGATGGGCGCCGACCCCCGCTCCACGGTCGGCACCGCCACCGACGCCAACGCGATGCTGCGCATCCTCTTCAGCAGGCTCGGGAAGCCCCACATCGGCTCGCCCAAGGCGTTCTCCTTCAATGTCCCCTCCATCAGCGGCGCGGGTGCGGTCACCCTCGAACGCGGCGGGAAGACCGTGAAGGAGCGGCGCAGCTTCAGCATCACCGGCGGCATGTGCCCACGCTGCGAGGGCCGGGGCGCGGTCTCCGACATCGACCTCACCCAGCTCTTCGACGACTCCAAGTCGCTCGCCGAGGGCGCACTCACCATCCCCGGCTACACGCCGGGCGGCTGGAACTACCGCCTCTACAGCGAGTCGGGCTTCTACGACCCCGAGAAGCCGCTGCGCAAGTACACCAAGAAGGAGCTGGCCGACTTCCTCCACCACGAGCCGGTCAGGATGAAGATCGCAGGCATCAACATGACCTACGAGGGTCTGATCCCGCGGATCCAGAAGTCCTACCTCGCCAAGGACCGGGAGGGGATGCAGCCCCACATCCGGGCGTTCGTGGACCGGGCGGTCACCTTCACCGTCTGCCCCGAGTGCGACGGCACCAGGCTGAGCGAGGCGGCCCGGTCCTCCCGGATCGGCAAGGTCACCATCGCCGACGCCTGCGCGATGCAGATCGGCGACCTGGCCGACTGGGTCCGCGGCCTCGACGAGCCGTCGGTGGCGCCGCTGCTCGCCACGCTGCAGCAGACGCTCGACTCGTTCGTCGAGATCGGGCTCGGCTACCTCTCGCTGGACCGCTCCTCGGGCACGCTGTCCGGCGGCGAGGCGCAGCGGGTCAAGATGATCCGCCACCTCGGGTCCTCGCTCACCGACACCACCTACGTCTTCGACGAGCCCACCGTCGGCCTGCACCCCCACGACATCCAGCGGATGAACGGTTTGCTGCTGCGGCTGCGGGACAAGGGCAACACGGTGCTCGTCGTGGAGCACAAGCCGGAGACGATCGCGATCGCCGACCACGTCGTCGACCTCGGACCCGGCGCCGGGACGGCGGGCGGCACCGTCTGCTTCGAGGGCAGCGTCGAGCGGCTGCGGACCAGCGGCACCATCACCGGCCGCCACTTCGACGACCGGGCCGAACTCAAGAAGACGGTGCGGACGTCCACCGGCAGGCTGGAGATCCGCGGCGCGACAACGCACAACCTGCGTAACGTCGACGTCGACATCCCGCTCGGGGTGCTGGCCGTGATCACCGGCGTCGCCGGCTCCGGCAAGAGCTCGCTGGTGCACGGGTCGCTGCCCGCCAGTGCCGACACGATCTCGATCGACCAGGGCGCGATCCGCGGCTCGCGGCGCAGCAACCCCGCGACGTACACCGGGCTGCTCGACCCGATCCGCAAGGCGTTCGCCAAGGCCAACGGCGTGAAGCCGGCGCTGTTCAGCGCCAACTCCGAAGGCGCCTGCCCCAATTGCAACGGCGCCGGGGTCATCTACACCGACCTGGCGATGATGGCCGGCGTCGCCACCACCTGCGAGGAGTGCGAGGGGAAGCGGTTCGACGCGTCGGTGCTCGAGTACCGCCTCGGTGGCCGGGACATCAGCGAGGTGCTCGCGATGTCGGTGACCGAGGCCGAGGAGTTCTTCGGCGCCGGCGAGGCCCACACCCCGGCCGCACACCGCATCCTCGACCGGCTCGCCGACGTCGGGCTCGGCTACCTCAGCCTCGGCCAGCCGCTCACCACGCTGTCCGGCGGCGAGCGGCAGCGGCTCAAGCTGGCCACCCACATGTCGGAGAAGGGCGGTGTCTACCTCCTCGACGAGCCGACCACCGGCCTCCACCTCGCCGACGTGGAGCAGCTGCTAGGGCTGCTCGACCGGCTCGTCGACTCCGGCAAGTCGGTCATCGTCATCGAGCACCACCAGGCGGTCATGGCGCACGCCGACTGGATCATCGACCTCGGCCCCGGCGCCGGCCACGACGGCGGACGGATCGTCTTCGAGGGCACGCCCGCCGACCTGGTCGCCGCCCGCTCCACCCTCACCGGCGAGCACCTCGCGGCGTACGTGGGCAGCTGA
- a CDS encoding helix-turn-helix transcriptional regulator, with protein MDSPDLAALAQLRRARDLIDREYARPLDVPTLARHALMSPAHFARRFRAAYGETPYSYLMTRRVERAMALLRAGMSVTDACMEVGCTSLGSFSSRFTELVGETPSAYRAREHPAVAAMPPCVAKVHTRPIRGVPSTLREAGREATAPQDPHAPGSG; from the coding sequence ATGGACTCGCCTGATCTCGCCGCGCTCGCGCAGCTGCGCCGGGCGCGGGATCTGATCGATCGCGAATACGCCCGTCCACTGGACGTGCCGACGCTGGCCCGCCACGCGCTGATGTCGCCGGCGCACTTCGCGCGGCGGTTCCGGGCGGCCTACGGCGAGACGCCGTACAGCTACCTGATGACCCGGCGCGTCGAGCGGGCGATGGCGCTGCTGCGCGCGGGGATGAGCGTGACCGACGCGTGCATGGAGGTCGGCTGCACCTCGCTCGGCTCGTTCAGTTCGCGCTTCACCGAACTGGTCGGGGAGACGCCGAGCGCGTACCGCGCCCGGGAGCACCCCGCCGTGGCGGCGATGCCCCCGTGTGTGGCGAAGGTGCACACCCGGCCGATCAGGGGCGTACCGAGCACGTTGCGGGAGGCGGGCCGCGAAGCCACCGCCCCGCAGGACCCGCACGCCCCCGGGAGCGGCTGA
- a CDS encoding elongation factor G-like protein EF-G2, translated as MSERGTSRAGAGARAPAVERVEQLRNVVLVGVSGVGKTTLTESLALAAGALNRAGRVADGTTVADYEEIEHQQQRSVRLSVVPVEWRGIKINLLDPPGYADFAGELHAALRAADAAVFLVSATEPVTGPVLTLWRLCADAGLPRAIVVTRMDAARADFTEVLAACQDAFGAGRPDSVQPLDLPVRTDGHVRGTVELISGETHGSVDGSLPDTGPARERLVEAIAGEDDALLERYLEGEALDDAALSRGLRGAVLHDALHPVLPTTEDGTGAVDLLDLIVDSFPSPADTPRGADPKAPLTAQVIHNSGDPYVGRLSLIRVFAGTLQPDALVRVAGGPDEAAAGTEERVSGLTSPFGKLQRPVPEAIAGDLVCVAKLTSARAGDTLSDPAEPRLLEPWPLPEPLLPIAVEAHSKADDDKLAQGLAKLTAQDATVRVEQNPDTHQIVLWCTGEAHAAVVLHQLGALYGVRVDQVPYQVALRETFAGAATGHGRLVKQSGGHGQYAVCELLVEPLPPGGGFEFVDKVVGGAVPRHFVPSVEKGVRAQLAHGVGEGHPLVDVRVTLVDGKAHSVDSSDAAFQTAAGLALRDAAAQTTVRLLEPVADVGVLIPDEYQGAVFSDLSMRRGRVLGTEAAGPGQSLLRAEVPELELTRYAIDLRSLSHGTGSFTRAPLRYEPMPAALAGRRTQPDDR; from the coding sequence ATGTCCGAGCGAGGAACGTCCCGGGCGGGGGCGGGCGCTCGGGCGCCCGCGGTCGAGCGGGTGGAGCAGTTGCGCAATGTCGTGCTGGTCGGCGTCAGCGGGGTCGGCAAGACCACGCTGACCGAGTCACTGGCCCTGGCGGCCGGGGCGCTGAACCGGGCCGGGCGGGTGGCGGACGGGACGACGGTCGCCGACTACGAGGAGATCGAGCACCAGCAGCAGCGCTCGGTACGGCTCTCGGTGGTACCGGTCGAGTGGCGCGGAATCAAGATCAACCTGCTGGACCCGCCCGGCTACGCCGACTTCGCCGGCGAACTGCACGCCGCCCTGCGCGCCGCCGACGCCGCCGTCTTCCTGGTCTCCGCCACCGAGCCGGTGACCGGCCCGGTGCTGACCCTGTGGCGCCTGTGCGCCGACGCCGGGCTGCCCCGCGCCATCGTCGTGACCAGGATGGACGCCGCCCGCGCCGACTTCACCGAGGTGCTGGCCGCCTGCCAGGACGCGTTCGGCGCGGGCCGCCCCGACTCGGTGCAGCCGCTGGACCTGCCGGTGCGCACCGACGGGCACGTGCGCGGCACCGTCGAGCTGATCAGCGGCGAGACACACGGCAGCGTCGACGGCAGCCTGCCCGACACCGGACCGGCCCGCGAGCGCCTGGTCGAGGCGATCGCCGGCGAGGACGACGCGCTGCTGGAGCGCTACCTGGAGGGCGAGGCGCTGGACGACGCCGCGCTGTCGCGGGGCCTGCGCGGCGCCGTGCTGCACGACGCGCTGCACCCGGTGCTGCCGACCACCGAGGACGGCACCGGCGCCGTCGACCTGCTGGACCTGATCGTCGACTCGTTCCCCTCCCCCGCCGACACCCCCCGCGGCGCCGACCCCAAGGCCCCGCTCACCGCCCAGGTGATCCACAACAGCGGCGACCCGTACGTCGGGCGGCTCAGCCTGATCCGGGTCTTCGCCGGGACGCTGCAGCCGGACGCCCTGGTCCGGGTGGCAGGCGGCCCGGACGAGGCTGCCGCCGGGACGGAGGAGCGGGTCTCCGGCCTGACCAGCCCGTTCGGCAAACTCCAGCGCCCCGTCCCGGAGGCGATCGCCGGCGACCTGGTCTGCGTCGCCAAACTCACCAGCGCCCGAGCCGGCGACACCCTCTCGGACCCGGCCGAGCCCCGGCTGCTGGAGCCGTGGCCGCTGCCCGAGCCGCTGCTGCCGATCGCCGTCGAGGCGCACAGCAAGGCGGACGACGACAAGCTCGCCCAGGGCCTGGCCAAGCTCACCGCGCAGGACGCCACCGTGCGCGTCGAGCAGAACCCCGACACCCACCAGATCGTGCTGTGGTGCACCGGCGAGGCCCACGCGGCCGTCGTGCTGCACCAGTTGGGCGCGCTGTACGGGGTGCGGGTGGACCAGGTGCCGTACCAGGTGGCGCTGCGCGAGACCTTCGCCGGCGCGGCGACCGGGCACGGGCGGCTGGTGAAGCAGTCCGGCGGCCACGGGCAGTACGCGGTCTGCGAGTTGCTGGTGGAGCCGCTGCCACCCGGCGGCGGCTTCGAGTTCGTGGACAAGGTGGTCGGCGGCGCGGTGCCCCGGCACTTCGTGCCCTCGGTGGAGAAGGGCGTGCGCGCGCAGCTGGCGCACGGCGTCGGCGAGGGGCACCCGCTGGTGGACGTCCGGGTCACCCTGGTCGACGGCAAGGCGCACTCGGTGGACTCCTCGGACGCCGCCTTCCAGACCGCGGCCGGCCTCGCCCTGCGTGACGCGGCGGCGCAGACCACCGTGCGGCTGCTGGAACCGGTGGCCGACGTCGGGGTGCTGATCCCCGACGAGTACCAGGGCGCGGTCTTCAGCGACCTGTCGATGCGCCGCGGCCGGGTGCTGGGCACCGAGGCCGCCGGTCCGGGGCAGAGCCTGCTGCGCGCCGAGGTGCCGGAGCTCGAACTCACCCGCTACGCCATCGACCTGCGCTCGCTCTCGCACGGCACCGGCTCGTTCACCCGCGCCCCGTTGCGCTACGAGCCGATGCCGGCCGCACTGGCCGGCCGCCGCACCCAGCCCGACGACCGTTAG